A genomic segment from Salvia splendens isolate huo1 chromosome 13, SspV2, whole genome shotgun sequence encodes:
- the LOC121759894 gene encoding 14-3-3-like protein 16R, producing the protein MASPREESVYMAKLAEQAERYEEMVEFMEKVVNAVDGDELSVEERNLLSVAYKNVIGARRASWRIISSIEQKEESRGNDAHVSAIKTYRSKIESELSSICDGILNLLDAKLIGSASNGDSKVFYLKMKGDYYRYLAEFKTGAERKEAAENTLSAYKSAQDIANTELAPTHPIRLGLALNFSVFYYEILNSPDRACNLAKQAFDEAIAELDTLGEESYKDSTLIMQLLRDNLTLWTSDMQDDNSEEIKEAPKPDNE; encoded by the exons ATGGCGTCCCCGCGTGAGGAGAGTGTTTACATGGCCAAGCTCGCGGAGCAGGCCGAGCGCTACGAGGAGATGGTGGAGTTCATGGAGAAGGTCGTCAACGCCGTCGATGGCGACGAGCTCTCCGTCGAGGAGCGCAACCTCCTCTCCGTCGCCTACAAAAACGTCATCGGCGCCCGCCGCGCTTCCTGGCGCATCATCTCCTCCATCGAGCAGAAGGAGGAGAGCCGCGGCAACGACGCGCACGTCTCCGCCATCAAGACCTACAGATCTAAGATCGAGTCCGAGCTCTCCTCCATTTGCGACGGCATTCTCAACCTCCTAGACGCCAAACTCATCGGATCTGCCTCCAACGGCGATTCCAAGGTCTTCTACTTGAAGATGAAGGGCGATTACTATCGCTACTTGGCCGAGTTTAAGACTGGAGCCGAGCGCAAGGAAGCTGCCGAGAACACTCTCTCCGCCTACAAGTCCGCTCAG GACATTGCTAATACAGAGCTCGCCCCTACTCATCCTATCCGTCTCGGCCTGGCACTCAACTTCTCTGTCTTCTACTACGAGATCTTGAATTCTCCTGATCGCGCTTGCAATCTTGCTAAACAG GCTTTTGACGAGGCAATAGCTGAGTTGGACACTCTTGGTGAGGAATCTTACAAGGATAGCACCCTGATCATGCAGCTTCTCCGTGACAACCTCACCTTGTGGACTTCGGATATGCAG GATGATAATTCTGAAGAGATCAAGGAAGCACCTAAGCCCGACAATGAGTAG